The genomic stretch AAACTCCTGTACATACACAACGGGGAAAGAGTACACCGCTCTGCCATCCCACATCTTTCATTTCATGAATTCCGCAGCGAATTGCTTGACTTTACTGAAGCGGGTGGCCAGATAGTGCAGTTTTTCGCATACGACGAAAACAACAAAGAGAATCAAGGTAAAGGCTCCCTGAAATTGCTTGCCGTGCTGCGCAACGAGAGCAACGATAAACTCTGTGTTACCGGCTGCGATGCCCCGGACAGTTTTGATTCACTGACCGCTGTGACAGAAAAATTTCATATGTTCGAGCGGGAGCTCGGGGAGCAGTACGGCCTCAAGGCTGAAAGTCATCCCTGGTGGAAAATGGTGCGTTACCAGCAAAACTGCACCGGCAAACCCGATGTGTTCGGCAATAATTACAGTGAGAATATTCCAGGCAACTATCCCTATTTCGCCGTGGAAGGTGAAGGTGTGCATGAAGTGGCTGTGGGGCCTGTGCATGCCGGAATCATTGAGCCGGGCCATTTCCGTTTCCAATGCTTTGGCGAGCGGGTTTTTCACCTGGAGATCCAACTCGGCTATCAGCATCGCGGGGTGGAACACCTGCTGCAAACGGTGCCTATGAAGCGCTTGCCGATCATCGGCGAAACCATTTCCGGGGACACCAGTATCGGCCACGGCCTGTGCATGGCCCAAGGAATCGAGTCCTTAGCCGACCTTGAGGTTGATGAAGGATCCAAGGTCGTGCGGACCTTGGCGCTGGAGCTGGAGCGTATTGCTAATCACATCGGTGACCTTGGCGCACTCAGTCTGGACGTGGCCTTTAGCCCGCCAGCAGCCTATTTCGGAAGGATCAGAGGAGAATACCTGAATCTCAGCCAGATACTGGGCGGAAATCGATTCGGTCGGGGGCTGATTCGTCCCGGCGGGGTAACCAAGGTCATGGGTGAGGAGCAACGGCAGCTTATTCAGGAAAAAATGACGGAATTAACCCCGGAGGTCGAGCATGTCAACGATCTTATTTTCTCCACTCCCAGCGTGCGTGGTCGTTTTGACCATACCGGCACAGTAAGCCGGGAAAATGCGGAAAAAATCGGTTTGGTCGGCTATGCAGGCAGGGCCTGCGGTCTTCCCTACGATGCCAGGGTCAAATTCCCCACGGAATGCTATGGAGACCTGCCCGGCAACAGCAACAATAAAACCGACGGCGATGTGGCCTCCAGAGCCGAGGTCCGCCGAGAAGAGATCATGCACTCCATTCATCTGGTCAATACGCTGCTTGCCCGCAGCGAAGAGGCGAACAGCTATACGCCCCAAAAAACAGAGCTGGCCCCGGACTCCTTTGTGGTAACCGTCAATGAGGCATGGCGCGGTGAGGCCTCCCATTGCATCCTCACTGATGCACAGGGAAAAATACTCAGGTATAAGGTGAAAGACCCGTCGTTTCACAACTGGACCGGCTTGGCGCTGTCCCTACGAGAGCAGGGGATTTCCGACTTCCCCCTGTGCAACAAGAGCTTTAACCTTTCTTACTGCGGCTTCGACCTGTAGGCCGACCTCGAAGAATATAAGGTATTTTTATGTTAAAAGTCATTAAAAACAGATTTGAACAGGGACATCGCACAACGAAATATCCCGAAGAAAAGATCAACCTGTATAAACGATTTCGAGGATTGCCGACTGTTGATCCAGACTGCGACCCCGCTGTGGTGCAACAATGTGCCGAGGCCTGCCCTCAAGAGGCGATTGATTCTGCATCCTGCCGGATTGATCTGGGGAAATGCGTTTTCTGTGGCCTCTGCGAAACCCTGTCTGAGGGCAAATTTGCCTGCTTCAGCCAAAATATTGAGATGGGGACTGCTGCCCGCGACGATCTGCTGTTTTCAGGCAGCCTGCCCGAATTAGCTGAGCACTCTAAGACGCATTTTAAAAAACTCTTCGGGCGGTCACTTCAACTGCGTCAGATCTCGGCAGGGGGCTGCAACGCTTGCGAGGCCGATACCAACGTGCTGAACACCCCCTTCTTTGACCTGTCCCGCTTCGGCATTCAGTTTGTGGCCTCGCCCCGGCATGCCGACGGTATTCACGTCACCGGGCCGGTCTCAAAAAATATGCGTCAGGCCGTGCTCACCACCTGGGAGGCTGTGCCCGACCCCAAAGTTGTGATCGCATCTGGAGCCTGTGCTATCTCGGGCGGACCCTTTTACGGCAGCGATGATATTGTCGGCGACCTGAACAGCCTAATTCCGGTGGATCTGTATATTCCTGGGTGTCCGCCGCATCCGTTGACCACCCTGCATGCTTTGTTGTCGTTTTTTAAGTAGCTTATTAAGTAGCCTGTACGTGTTTGATGCAAGATGACGCAAAATAAAGGCGGTTGATGATTATACGTCCTGATGCTTCTTTTTTGAGGAAGCATCTCAACCGCCTTTCCCTCCATGCCCTATGCAGGACAAGCAGCTCACCGCTCCCGGCCCGATTCTCGGCAACCACTACATTTTTATTGACGAAATGGAATATTGCCTAAACATGACAGCTCTTTACGGTCGCTTCCTCCAAAGAGAAAGAGTTTATGTCGAACGTCCGACAACGAAAGGGGAAAGGATAAACATGATAGGAGCGTTAAGTTTTCAACGTCATGATACATGATAATATATAGTAATAACCTGTAAAACCAGAAAATGAAGAGAATGCTCATGAATACAACTCATCTTTCAAAAATAAAACAAAATTTAAAAAATCACATTGCTGAATGTCATGAAATTTTATCATCATTAGATGAACAAAATTTTACTAATCCTGCATTCGTATAATAAGTGCATAACCTCCTCAGGTATCTGATACCGGAAACATCTTTGAGTAAAGCAAAACTCAAGTGTATTCTGAAAGTAGGTACTGAACCCTTTCTGGAGGTTGCAAATGAACTACAAACAACTGAGTCTTGCCGAAAGATACTATATCGACATTGAGCTGAAAAAGAAAGTGCGCATAATCAGATTGCTAAAGCAATAGGGCGCTCCCAAAGCACTGTTTCTCGGAAAATCCGTCGTAATTCAGGCCAAAGGGGATACCGAAATAAACAGGCTGATCGTTTCGCCTTGGAACGACATGCCGACAAAGCAAAAGCAGTTAAAATGACAGGAGAAATAAAATACATAGTTTCTGTCTGCCTTCAAAACGACTGGAGTCCTGAGCAAATCGCCGGTCGTCTGCGTGAAGAGAGCGTGGTGTGCCTTCATCATGAAACCGTATATCAGTACATTTTGACCGACAAAGCAAACGGAGGACAGCTTTACAGACATTTACGTCATCAGGGGAAAACATACCGGAAACGCTACGGATCAGCTCACAACCGTACTGGGATCCCCAATCGTAGAGACATTGACGAGCGTCCTGCCGAAGTCAACGCCAGAAAGCGTATAAGTGACTGGGAAGCCGATACAATTACAGGAAAAAATCCTAATATACCAGGGCCAAGGGTTTCCTATGACTTTATCCTCGAAAGAAAAAAGGCTCTACGATACCAGAATGGGTATTTTCTATCCAACTGTGTTAGTTTAATATTTACTTTTTCACCATTGCATGTTTTCTTCCTTTGAAGGAAGCGTTGTTCAGAGCATTTTTTGATAGTGCTTTAAAAAGACAACGTAAAAAAAATAAAGGAGGAGTAAATGAAACCACGACTAACGTTTTTATTAGTATTTTCAATGAGTTTTATATTCATACTCGCTACTGAAGTATTGGCACAGGATTATCTCACTGATACGGGTACTGAACCAGTTTGTGATAGTCTCTTGGATGAAACTCGTGGGTTATTTGGTTTATGTCTAGGATTTTGCGAAGCACTGAACGGAGAAACGACAATAGCAGTTGAAGAACCAACGACCTACCCAGAAGGAGCTAACAAGTTAATTTTCGAGAAATTTAGCGAAATAGCCGGGGAGAATGGTCCTGAGATGCCCTGCGTAGAATATATATATGGGGAATGTCCCTATTGGACTGTGTCACCTGGTTTTAAGGATCAACTCACATCAATGATTTCACAGATGGATGATATTACGGTAGCGGAGAATCGTGAAAGCGACACCAGATGGAATATCTTCCGAATCACTGGAACAATTAACGGTGAGCCTGAGATAATAGAATTAAAAGGAGCAAAAGAAGGAAATACATTCCATTTTCCGCTTGTGACATGGGTACACTACCCGCCAAATCGGACAACATACTTCCCTGGACACCATGCAGAAGCATATCAATATGAAAAATGTAAATATGACCTGGAACAAATGCTTATTCCATCTGGGGAGTGCCCATATTGGACTGTGTCACCTGCTCTTAAGGATCAACTCGCATCAATGATTTCACAGATGGATGATATTACGGTAGAGGAGGATGAAACCGCCACCTACTATTACTTCCGGATCACCGGGACAATTAATGGTGAGCCTGAAATAATAGAATTAAAAGGAGAAAAAGAAGAAAATGGGCTTGTTTTTCCGCTTGTAATATGGGTACACTACCCGCCAAATCGGACAACATATTTCCCAGGACATAATGCAGATAAATCTCAATATGCAAGGTGCGCATATGATCTGGAACAGGTAGTTTACTAAGCCGATAAAAAAAAGCGTTTTATCCTTGATTCTCCACATAATGTGTAGAATGGTTGACTAACCGGGTGCGTGCGTAGCGCATGACCCGGTTTCGTTTCCCCAGCTTCTCCGCCCTTCCCTTTCCTACCCCTCAATAACATCCCCCTGCCGAACCACCTCAAACATAATCAAGGCCGCAGCAACCGAGGCATTCAGCGAATCAAAATCCGTAGACATGGGGATGGTGACCAGCTGGTCACAGTGCTTCCGCACCAGAGGACGAATCCCCTTGCCTTCGCTGCCGATGACCAAACCAAGCTGGCCGCTGAAATCCGTGCTGTAGATCGACGGTGCTGATGCCTCAACCACTGAACCGTAAATCCAGAAACCATGCTCTTTGAGCAACTCCAAAGTCGTGACCAGATTCACCACCTGAGCGATACGGAGATGGGAGATTGCCCCGGCTGAGGTCCGGGCCACAGTTCCAGATAAAGGAGCGCTGCGTTCACGGGTGAGGATAATGCTCCGAAACCCTGCTGCCAGGGCTGAGCGAAGAATCGAACCAAGATTACGGGGATCCTGGATTGAGTCCAGGATCAAAATCCGATGGGAATCGGCCAAGGCCTGTTCCAGCAGCTCCTCTAAAGGCAAAAGCTCTGCTTCTGTCTGTCGGGCCACAACCCCCTGATGTCGGCAATTTCGAGGAACTGGCAGGCGCTCTGCTTCAACAAAACGGACTCGCACCTTATGCTCACGAGCAAGATCAACAATTTCCTGTATCTTTGGCCCAGCCTTCCCCTTTTGAACAAGAAGCTCGCCCAAGCTTCGGGCATTTCTCCGTAAGGCCTCAAGGACTGTATTTGTCCCCCACAGCAGATCATCTGTTGCCTCCTCAGCGTGGGACGCATCTTCTTCGAAATTGTTCTTTGTTTTCTTTGTACCGGACCAAGCTGCTTTTTTGCGCAATGCTACCATAAGTATTCAACAACCAAACGTGGGAAAGAAAGAGTACGAAAAAAAACAGGATTAAGGAACCGTCCTGTTCACTTAAGCCGTGTTTCGCCGTTGCTGTTCTGCTGCAATAATGGCCTGCAAGTCGCGAACAGCCTGCTCAAGCTCATCATTGACTATCAGATGGTGGTAGTTATCAGCTGCGGCCATCTCCTTCTCAGCATTGGCAAGCCGAACAGCTAGGCTTTCCGGGCTTTCAGTCCCGCGTCCCCGTAAACGCCGTTCCAGCTCAGCCAAGGTCGGAGGGCTGATAAAGACCGTGACAGGATCAGCGTTAGTCCTGACCTGCTCCGCACCCTGGATATCAATATCCAACACAACATCCTTGCCTACGGCCAATAAGGCCTCTACGTCCCGGCGTGAAGTACCATAGAAATTTCCATGGACCTCAGCCCATTCCAAAAAGCCGGAAGGCTGCTGATCGCGCATGGCGATAAAAGCTTCTTTACTGACAAAATGATAATCGACTCCGTCCCGCTCGCCAGGCCGTGCTTGGCGCGTCGTGTGCGACACGGAAAACTCCAGCCCCGAGATTTCTGCCATGAGCTTTTTTAAAATTGTGGTCTTGCCACACCCAGAAGGTGCAGAGACAACCAAAAGAACACCCTCAGCCATTATCTTTTCCTTCCTCGGCATGCTTTTGCAGAAGCCCTAAGCCGCTTTGCTCACTATCCAAAGCAGCCAAACGCTGATTAATGGTTTCCGGCTGTACAGAGGACAGCACCAGATGACCGCTATCCATAATAATGATCCCCCTGGTACGCCGCCCTTCTGTGACATCAATGAGCCGATGCTCCTGCCGGGCTTCTTCCTTGAGCTTCCTGATCGGTGATGAGCCGGGATTAACCACTGCCAGGATACGATTAATTTTTACGGAATTACCGAAACCTACATTAACAAGCCTATTGTCCATTATTGTCCATATAATCCGATATTCATAAAAAAAATTCCAACAACCAGCAGAAGAAAGAACACGCCATATGACGCATCATGCTATTCAATATTCTGGACCTGCTCACGCAGTTTTTCAATCTCGTTTTTCATTTCAACGCCGAGATGCGCTATAGCTGAATTGGAGATCTTTGATGCCAACGTGTTAACCTCTCGCAGAAACTCCTGCAAGAGAAAATCAAGGCGCCTTCCAACAGCTTCATCGCTTTCCATAAAACCGCTAAACTGATCAATATGACTAGCCAACCGCACCACTTCCTCAGTCACATCGGCCTTATCCGCCATGATAGCCGTTTCCTGAGCTAAACGCATGGGATCAATATCAACCCCTTCAAGCAATTTTGTTATCCGATTCTTCAACTCCTGCTGTCGCTGCTCAAGAACCTCCGGGACCATGCCTTCAATTTCTCGAACAAGAGCAGCAAAATTATCGAGACGCTGCAAAAGCTCTTCTTTCAGGCTGCCGCCCTCTCGCTCGCGCATAGAGGCGCAGTCAGCAAGGGCTGCAAGCAATGCCTCCTTCAGCAGGGGCCATTCTTCTTCAACGTCCGGGTTTTGCTCCTGGACAGTGATAATATTGCGCAGAGTAAGCAAATCACTGATCTGAACACTGGCCCCGAGCTCCAGTTCGCTGTTCATCTCCTGCAAGCAGGCATGGTACTGGCGAGCCAGGTCCAGATCAAGATGGAGCTGCGATCCTCCAGAAGTTTCGCCACGAAGGCTTACAGAGATATCAACCCGACCGCGATCCTGCTGCCCAGCAACGGTTTTCTTGATTTGTTCCTCCAAAGCGGCAAAGGCTGAAGGAAGCACTACCCGTTGATCAAGAAAACGATGGTTGACGGTCCGAATTTCCACAACCCAAGTTCGTTCGGCATTGCCGGATTCACCACGACCGAAGCCGGTCATACTACGTGGACGCATATATATTTTTCTGTGAAAATTAATGAAGAGTAAAAAAGAAGGATAAAAGAACAACAGGACTCAAAACCAAATCTCTATCATTCTATGTATATAGAATTGTATATACAAGAGAAAAAAGAGAAGAATCAGGCAAGCGCAGCGAGCAACTCATCACAACTCACCGAGGCCGTCCCGATTTTCCCCACGACAATACCGGCCGCATGATTGGCCAGCACAGCGGCTTCGGTCATTGAGCATCCAGCTGCCAGCCCAAGGGCCAAGGTAGCTGCAACCGTATCCCCGGCTCCGGTAACATCATAGACCTCCTGAGCCATTGTGGGAATCGTCACCAGGGAATCGTCACCTTCCAACAAAGCCATACCAGCCTCACCCCGGGTGATCAGCACTGCCTCGCAGGAGATCTCTTCCCGAATCTGCCGGGCCGCCGCGAGCAAGGTTTCCTCATCCCTAATATCTATACCGCTGATCCGGGTGGCCTCAAAATTATTCGGCGTAATGACAGTGGCTCCGACAAAACGATGGAGATTATCCGGTTTCGGATCAACAATCAAAGGAATCGCCCGTCCGCTGGAATGACGCAATTCCTTCAGTAACCGATGCAGCTGGGTCATCAGCTCCTCATTAACAACCCCTTTGGCATAATCCGAAACAATAACAGCATCAAAATCGGCAAGATGACCCGTCAGGTATTGCAACATGCTTTCCAGGGTCTGTCGGCTCGGGACACCGGCCTTTTCCCGGTCATAACGAACAACCTGCTGTCCTTGAGCTACCACCCTGGTTTTTATGGTCGTGGGCCGCTCTCCTTTAATCAGGCCTTCCACCGGAGCCCCGACTTTTTCCATGAGCGCAAGCAGTTCATCTCCCATTGGATCATCGCCGATAATACCGCACAGGGCACAGGAACCACCGAGAGAGATAATATTACGCAGGACATTGGCGCTGCCACCAAGCAGTAACTCCTCGCGGGTAACATTGACCACCGGCACGGGGGCCTCCGGAGAAATTCGAGAAACGTTTCCCCAGATAAACTGATCCAAAATAACATCACCGATCACCAGGATACGAGTATCGGCAAAGCGCTCTACCTGCTTCTGCATATGTACGTCACTCATCAACTGTTCAGCTCCCTGTCCAGTTCCAGCAGGCAATCCGCCATCCGCTCGGCAGCAAAAACCAGGGATTCTAAATCAAGGAAGTCCATTACATTTTGATCAAACAAAATCTTTACTCGGGCTTCAAATCCGTCTTCCATATCCTGATCCCAAAACAAAATGTAGAGGGGAACGAACGGAAGCACAGGAAGAACAACGGCAAAATCTGCGCTCTGCCCCTGCTCATCACGACCTCTTTCTCCCCCAACCTTATCGCAAAGCGGTGCAAGATCTTGTATACGGCCAGCGAATCGCTCTGATAATCTGGCTTCACAATAGGTTGCCAGGGTACGAATCTTGGCAATGGAGTTGGGCAGGCTTTCCATGCCCACCCAGGTTCCGTTGGGCAGCCTCTCCTCAGCCCCGCCGCTCGCATTACCACCAAAGGCAACATAATTATAGAGCAGGATCTGGTCTCTGGGGTCAACAAGCTGTTGCCCATCCATCACGACCTCGTCCCGCCCTAACAGAATCGAACGACCGAGATAACTGAACCTGAGCAGATCCGGGGTATCCGCTGCCCAATCGGCCCCAAGGCGATGACTGAGCTCACGAAAATCAAGCTCCTGCACCTTGGATTTCAGATGAGTAACCAAGGCCATATCCCGCTCATCCTGACCGCGCTCCACGCCACCCAATCCAGCCTCACCCTTTGCGGCACCGAACTCGGCAGGCAGCATATCTTTCTGCACATAAGGACAAAGCTCAGGAGCAACCCCGCCCTTGGTTACAGCAACGGCAAAGGCGAGACAGGCTGCATAGCCGCACTCGCCACAGTTTGTTGCCGGGGTATATTTCAAAAATTGATGCGGTGTCATCTGAGAGGGGAAGCTTATTTCGTCTTCTTATTCAGGGCCGCTGTGACGTCATCGGTCATATCCACGCTCTTGTCAAAGTACAGCACTGCTGTATTCGGCATAATGACAGATACCCCTTTTTCCTTGGCCACTTCCTGGACAATTGCTTCCAGTTTCTTCATAATCGGGGCGAGATGCTTTTCCTGCAAGTTTCTCATTTCCAGGTTAGCATCATCCTGCTTCACCCTAAAATCACGCTTTTTCCTTTGCAGTTCAAGTACTTTTCCCTTCTTTGTTTCTTCGTTCCAAACATCAACCTTTTTCTGCATCTCCTTCTGAAGAGCCAAGACAGCCTCTTTTTCCTTATCAAGAGAGGCCTTGAACTCTTTCATCTTTGCTTCCATCTTGTTCTTTGCTGCTACCCCGACGCTGGATTTATCCAGGACATGCTGTAGGTTGACCACACCGACACTGGGAGCAGCACTCGCCGAAACAACAGTAAAAACAGTAAGGAAGAAAAAAACAGATGATAAAACCAGCACACTCGTTCGTTTCACAGCCAAGCTCCTTTTTTTAAAACGTTATCAGCATCAATGCCGCTAAAATAAAATTGCCGTATTTTTTACTTATCAGACACGGAAAAACTACCCTGCAAGCCCTGTCTCTCAGTGGCGAAGAAAACACCGCTCAACGGGTTCAGCGCTCGTATTCCGCCTCTGCTATCCTAACCGACCGGAGGAGGAATTCAAGATCTTTTTTCGGACCTTCCATCCTGCTCTAGCCTAACATTTCTCAACCACGTTCCCTGAAAAACTCACCATTCTCCCTTTGGAGGATTCTCTCATTCATTCTGGGCAGTACAGACTTAAACACTTAGCCCTATCACTTTTCATGCAACGACGTAACTCCTATTTTTCTTGAAAATAGAAATTCACTTGCAAAACAACACCAGCCCATCTACTTTAACAGTGTTTATGTTGCAGAGATATCTCAGGTGCCGCTCCCGGAACGGAAGCGAAAAAACTTCAAAAATGCCTATTAACTTAAAGCAAAAGGCAAATTCATTTAACGAGGCATCCAGAACCAGACGTGACCAATAAAAAACCGATCAACATCAACTCTGTCGAAGAATTAACCTGTAAGAATAAGTTCGGTACGTTTTTCGGGGTTCCCCAGTCTGTTTTTGATCAGGTCTGGCAGGAACTCAGCAGTCCGAAAAAAAACTCCGTTGCCTATGTTTCTATGGAGATCGGCGCGGATCCGGATATTTTTCATCCTGTGCAGGATTTTCTCAAAGAAGAAAAATATACGAAAAGTGCTGATCCGAATATCCAGAAACTGCTGGATAAATATCTTCAGGGGCCACGAAAAATCCCTAATTACAGCGGTGGATTAGGCGTACTTGCCGGAGACACCCTTAAGAGCTTCGCAGACACCCATATACCGGTCATGGCCGTTTCTCTGCTGTATAGAGAAGGCTATTTTTCCCAACTTGTTGATTCCCGAGTCGGTCAGATTGATCAAGCTACAACTTGGTCCCCGGAAACAACACCGACCCTCTTTCAATTGCAAGATCCTGAACAGCCGGGACAGCCGTTGGAAATCACGGTTCCTTTTTTCAATGAATACGATCATCCCACCGAGGCCAAGGCCCATGTCTGGATGAAAATGGAAGTCAGCGAGGAACTGGATTATTTTGTGCCGGAATTCCTTCTAGATTACTCCATCCCCTCTTCTCCGCCTTGGGTCCGTGAAGCAGGTCTACGCTTATATAATGCCAAATCGGCCATTATGAAGGCGAATCAGCGCCGTATGCTCGGCTCAGGTATTCTACCGTTGACCGAGGCTCTCGGGCTGACTCCCAACACCATCCATCTGAACGAACAGCATGGGGTTACCGTGACCCTCCATCTGATACTCCGCCAGCTGGAAAAAACACTGGGCAAAGATTTTGGAACGGCTATGCGGGATGAAGATATCATGGCTGCCGCCCGAGAGGTTGAACAGCATATCGTCTACACCATCCATACGCCGGTCAAAGCCGGACACGACCGATTCGCTCGCTCCCTCTACACCGGCATCAGCCACGAAACCTGTCATCATATTCTCAACCTGCTAGCCAGTGATGCAGACTCTCCCCATGAGTATAATTTTACCGCCTTTGCCATGCGGGTCAACCGGACTATCAACAGTGTCAGTCGGTTGCATCGTGATGTTACCAGAAAACAATTTCCGGACGTGGCTGACAAGATCAAGGCGATTACCAACGGTGTCCATCATCTCTCTTGGATCAGCGAAACAAGAGCCAAGCTCTTTGACGATATCGAAGAGCTGGCAGGCTGGCGTGATGATCCCGGTGTTTTTGCCCATATGGAACTGCGTGACGAGCAATCTTTTCGAAAGCAGTTACAACAGGCCTGGTACCAGGACAATCAAAGACTGATAGAGTATATCAATACAATGCTCTCGGACCACCGTACCCAGATGGATACCACCTGGATTGATCCGCCCAACTACCTCTCTCATCAGCTCCCGGAAGACTCCCGTCTGCTTCCCGGCGTATTTACTGTGGGATTTGCGCGACGATTCTCCACCTATAAGCGTGCGGATCTTATTTTTGATGACATTCCCGCCTTAGCTGATATCCTGGTGAAAAATAATTGGCGCATTAATTTCCTTTTTGCTGGCAAGGCCCATCCCCAGGACGAACCAGGCAAGTCCGTACTGAAACTCATTCTGGATAATCAAGAAGAGCTGTATACCCGGAGTAACGGCTTGGCCCAGCTTATTTTCATTCCCGGCTATGACATGCGGATTGCCAAGATGATGGTTTCCGGTGTACATACTTGGCTCAACAGCCCCAAACGCCC from Candidatus Electrothrix communis encodes the following:
- the glgP gene encoding alpha-glucan family phosphorylase, which translates into the protein MTNKKPININSVEELTCKNKFGTFFGVPQSVFDQVWQELSSPKKNSVAYVSMEIGADPDIFHPVQDFLKEEKYTKSADPNIQKLLDKYLQGPRKIPNYSGGLGVLAGDTLKSFADTHIPVMAVSLLYREGYFSQLVDSRVGQIDQATTWSPETTPTLFQLQDPEQPGQPLEITVPFFNEYDHPTEAKAHVWMKMEVSEELDYFVPEFLLDYSIPSSPPWVREAGLRLYNAKSAIMKANQRRMLGSGILPLTEALGLTPNTIHLNEQHGVTVTLHLILRQLEKTLGKDFGTAMRDEDIMAAAREVEQHIVYTIHTPVKAGHDRFARSLYTGISHETCHHILNLLASDADSPHEYNFTAFAMRVNRTINSVSRLHRDVTRKQFPDVADKIKAITNGVHHLSWISETRAKLFDDIEELAGWRDDPGVFAHMELRDEQSFRKQLQQAWYQDNQRLIEYINTMLSDHRTQMDTTWIDPPNYLSHQLPEDSRLLPGVFTVGFARRFSTYKRADLIFDDIPALADILVKNNWRINFLFAGKAHPQDEPGKSVLKLILDNQEELYTRSNGLAQLIFIPGYDMRIAKMMVSGVHTWLNSPKRPLEASGTSGMKAAMNGVPNLSVMDGWWVEGYHEGATGWKFGYDGPLNADSLSEHPDTLLYAEDSQSFYRLLPKVLELFYERHDEYMQLAINNLRLNVPIFNTHRMAAEYVSKYDLELPAETDARIKDFQKLYQSEPSDG